A stretch of Oreochromis aureus strain Israel breed Guangdong linkage group 11, ZZ_aureus, whole genome shotgun sequence DNA encodes these proteins:
- the LOC120442661 gene encoding complexin-4-like has translation MESVVRLKNSLSMPIRKLTSCVSEVKGKKLCAKRRNKRGRCGGSRGGCVKLGKTSPPRAAYPKDLSIICSYQTELEKERKLREATKAQKNAERAAMRAHFRRKYQLSENAKDTNHLRSVGGKVSLPHELSTIIHPETKTKDDGFNLLSAFQGLSFSTAVLTGRKRSGTPTPAPANGGSCKIM, from the exons ATGGAGTCTGTGGTGAGATTAAAAAATTCCCTGAGCATGCCCATCAGGAAGCTGACCAGCTGTGTGTCGGAGGTGAAGGGGAAGAAGCTGTGTGCCAAACGTAGGAACAAGAGGGGGAGATGCGGCGGGAGCCGAGGAGGATGCGTCAAGTTGGGCAAAACGTCTCCCCCCCGAGCTGCATACCCCAAAGATCTGTCTATCATTTGCTCGTACCAGACAGAGCTGGAGAAGGAGAG AAAGCTGCGGGAAGCCACGAAGGCCCAGAAGAATGCAGAGAGAGCAGCGATGAGAGCTCATTTCAGGAGAAAATATCAGCTGTCTGAG AACGCGAAGGACACAAACCACCTGAGGTCAGTCGGAGGCAAAGTGTCACTCCCCCACGAGCTATCGACAATAATTCATCCTGAAACCAAAACCAAGGACGATGGCTTCAACCTGCTGAGTGCCTTTCAAGGCCTCAGCTTCAGCACAGCGGTGCTCACAGGGAGGAAACGCAGCGGGACGCCTACTCCTGCACCAGCAAATGGGGGATCTTGTAAAATCATGTGA
- the LOC116320943 gene encoding cytochrome P450 11B, mitochondrial — translation MSTRVTAGIKAKGSCGSRNVFFGVAPQKGLCVTAAGTVVHGKLERGKGVVKGMRSFKEIPHTGRNGWLNLLKFWRENRFQQLHKHMERTFNMLGPIYREKLGTLSSVNIMLPSDVSELFKSEGLHPRRMTLQPWATHREIRNHSKGIFLKNGEEWRADRLQLNKEVMMSAAVKRFLPLLDEVAKDFCRMLQTRMEKEGRGEEGKCVLTIDPSPDLFRFALEASCHVLYGERIGLFSSSPSLESQKFIWAVERMLTTTPPLLYLPPRLLLRMGAPLWTQHATAWDHIFSHAEARIQRGYQRLSTSQGRASPAGTAGGHYTGVLGQLMEKGQLSLDLIKANITELMAGGVDTTAVPLQFALFELGRNPEVQESVRQQVRASWAQAGGDPQKALQGAPLLKGTIKEVLRLYPVGITVQRYPVRDIVLQNYHIPAGTLVQACIYPMGRSEKVFEDPLHFDPSRWSREEGQRAEAAGFRSLAFGFGARQCVGRRIAENEMQLLLMHILLSFHLSVPSSEDLNTTVTFILQPETPPRITFSKL, via the exons ATGTCCACACGAGTGACTGCAGGTATCAAAGCGAAGGGCTCTTGTGGGtccagaaatgtgttttttggtgtCGCACCACAAAAGGGTCTTTGCGTGACTGCAGCAGGGACTGTGGTGCATGGAAAGCTAGAAAGGGGGAAAGGAGTAGTGAAAGGGATGCGGAGCTTCAAGGAGATCCCTCACACAGGGAGGAATGGATGGCTCAACCTGTTGAAATTCTGGAGAGAAAATCGCTTCCAGCAGCTTCACAAGCACATGGAGAGGACCTTCAACATGCTCGGCCCCATCTACAG AGAAAAGCTGGGCACCCTAAGCAGCGTGAACATCATGCTGCCATCTGACGTCAGTGAGCTCTTTAAGTCCGAGGGCCTGCACCCCCGACGGATGACCCTGCAGCCCTGGGCGACACACCGGGAGATACGCAACCACAGCAAGGGCATCTTCCTCAA GAATGGGGAAGAGTGGAGAGCTGACCGTCTGCAGCTGAACAAGGAGGTGATGATGAGTGCAGCAGTAAAACGCTTTCTCCCTCTCCTTGATGAGGTGGCGAAGGATTTCTGTCGAATGCTGCAGACAAGAATGGAAAAGGagggaagaggagaggagggaaaaTGCGTTCTTACCATCGATCCCAGTCCTGACCTTTTTCGTTTTGCACTGGAAG CTAGCTGCCACGTGCTCTATGGAGAGCGTATTGGCCTCTTCTCCTCATCCCCCTCCCTGGAATCTCAGAAGTTCATCTGGGCCGTGGAGCGAATGCTAACAACCACTCCTCCTCTCCTCTACCTGCCCCCTCGCTTACTGTTGCGCATGGGTGCTCCCCTGTGGACCCAGCACGCCACTGCTTGGGACCACATCTTCAGTCATG CGGAGGCGAGGATCCAGAGGGGGTACCAGCGCTTGTCAACCTCCCAGGGTAGAGCATCTCCGGCTGGGACTGCTGGAGGCCACTACACTGGAGTTCTGGGACAACTCATGGAGAAAGGGCAGCTATCTTTGGACCTCATCAAAGCCAACATCACTGAGCTGATGGCTGGAGGGGTGGATACG ACAGCAGTACCCCTGCAGTTTGCTCTGTTTGAGCTGGGACGCAACCCTGAGGTGCAGGAGAGCGTTAGGCAGCAGGTGAGGGCGTCGTGGGCACAGGCTGGTGGGGATCCTCAGAAAGCCCTGCAGGGGGCACCACTTCTTAAAGGCACAATCAAAGAGGTCCTCAG GTTGTACCCAGTGGGAATTACAGTGCAGCGGTATCCAGTCAGAGACATCGTTCTCCAGAACTACCACATACCTGCTGGA ACTTTGGTCCAGGCTTGTATTTACCCAATGGGGAgaagtgaaaaagtgtttgaagATCCACTGCACTTTGACCCCAGCCGGTGGAGCAGAGAAGAGGGCCAAAGGGCGGAAGCCGCAGGGTTTCGCTCCCTGGCATTTGGCTTCGGGGCGAGGCAGTGTGTCGGGAGGAGGATTGCTGAGAACGAGATGCAACTTTTACTCATGCAT ATCCTGCTGAGCTTCCATCTCAGCGTGCCGTCCTCAGAGGACCTCAACACCACAGTCACCTTCATCCTCCAGCCCGAGACTCCGCCGAGGATCACTTTCAGCaagctctga